The Cydia splendana chromosome Z, ilCydSple1.2, whole genome shotgun sequence genome window below encodes:
- the LOC134804411 gene encoding BTB/POZ domain-containing protein Tiwaz isoform X2: MLPVKPGSPAPDGSSMDSKPIAGIPRVAPTTKYNAPVHIDVGGTIYTSSLETLTAYPESRLGKMFNGCIPIVLDTLKQHYFIDRDGGMFRHILNFLRNKKLLLPDDFPNLDLLLHEALYFELDHMVFVLTKMKNNKEGVKQDRVWLSEATERLKQESELLTQERERLQQRWS; this comes from the exons ATGCTACCCGTGAAGCCGGGCAGCCCCGCGCCGGACGGCAGCTCCATGGACTCTAAGCCGATCGCCGGCATCCCGCGCGTGGCGCCCACCACCAAGTACAACGCGCCCGTGCACATCGACGTCGGCGGCACAATCTACACCTCCTCTTTGGAAACCCTCACCGC CTACCCCGAATCGAGGCTCGGGAAGATGTTCAACGGATGCATCCCCATAGTCCTGGACACGTTGAAGCAGCACTACTTCATCGACCGCGACGGCGGCATGTTCCGGCACATCCTCAACTTCCTGCGCAACAAGAAGCTGTTGCTGCCGGATGACTTCCCCAACTTGGATTTGCTGCTACACGAAGCATTGTACTTTGAGCTGGACC ATATGGTGTTCGTCCTAACGAAGATGAAGAACAACAAAGAGGGCGTGAAGCAGGACCGCGTGTGGCTGAGCGAGGCCACCGAGCGGCTCAAGCAGGAGTCGGAGCTGCTCACGCAGGAGCGTGAGCGCCTGCAGCAGCGGTGGTCGTGA
- the LOC134804411 gene encoding BTB/POZ domain-containing protein Tiwaz isoform X1 produces MLPVKPGSPAPDGSSMDSKSIAGIPRVAPTTKFNAPVHIDVGGTIYTSSLETLTAYPESRLGKMFNGCIPIVLDTLKQHYFIDRDGGMFRHILNFLRNKKLLLPDDFPNLDLLLHEALYFELDHMVFVLTKMKNNKEGVKQDRVWLSEATERLKQESELLTQERERLQQRWS; encoded by the exons ATGCTACCCGTAAAGCCGGGCAGCCCCGCGCCGGACGGCAGCTCCATGGACTCTAAGTCGATCGCCGGCATCCCGCGCGTGGCGCCCACCACCAAGTTCAACGCGCCCGTGCACATCGACGTCGGCGGCACAATCTACACCTCCTCGTTGGAGACCCTCACCGC CTACCCCGAATCGAGGCTCGGGAAGATGTTCAACGGATGCATCCCCATAGTCCTGGACACGTTGAAGCAGCACTACTTCATCGACCGCGACGGCGGCATGTTCCGGCACATCCTCAACTTCCTGCGCAACAAGAAGCTGTTGCTGCCGGATGACTTCCCCAACTTGGATTTGCTGCTACACGAAGCATTGTACTTTGAGCTGGACC ATATGGTGTTCGTCCTAACGAAGATGAAGAACAACAAAGAGGGCGTGAAGCAGGACCGCGTGTGGCTGAGCGAGGCCACCGAGCGGCTCAAGCAGGAGTCGGAGCTGCTCACGCAGGAGCGTGAGCGCCTGCAGCAGCGGTGGTCGTGA